In Streptomyces chartreusis NRRL 3882, the following are encoded in one genomic region:
- a CDS encoding undecaprenyl-diphosphate phosphatase — MSVINVGQAVVLGAVEGVTEFLPVSSTGHLKIAEGLMGIPVDDHAVIGFSAVIQVGAIAAVLVYFFKDIVRIVSAWGRGLFHREERYHHDYKFAWWVIYATIPIVAVGLAAKPLIQGPLASLWVVAGSLIVGSGVMWAADQMGRHKRGEDDTSFKDAMLVGSSQILALLFPGFSRSGATMSTALILDLDRVAATRLSFFLGIPALTGAGLYELKDALGTGVGAAPLAVGTIVSFVVAYGSIAWLLKFVAKHSFNAFVIYRIVVGVLLFGLLGTGVLTS, encoded by the coding sequence ATGAGCGTCATCAACGTCGGTCAGGCCGTCGTCCTCGGAGCCGTCGAGGGGGTGACCGAGTTCCTGCCCGTCTCCTCCACCGGCCATCTGAAGATCGCCGAAGGGCTCATGGGCATCCCCGTCGACGACCACGCCGTGATCGGGTTCTCGGCCGTCATCCAGGTCGGCGCGATCGCCGCGGTGCTCGTGTACTTCTTCAAGGACATCGTGCGGATCGTCTCCGCCTGGGGCCGGGGCCTGTTCCACCGCGAGGAGCGCTACCACCACGACTACAAGTTCGCCTGGTGGGTCATCTACGCCACCATCCCGATCGTCGCCGTCGGACTCGCCGCCAAGCCGCTCATCCAGGGCCCGCTCGCCTCGCTCTGGGTGGTGGCCGGCTCGCTGATCGTCGGCAGCGGGGTGATGTGGGCGGCCGACCAGATGGGCCGGCACAAGCGCGGCGAGGACGACACCTCCTTCAAGGACGCCATGCTCGTCGGCAGCTCCCAGATCCTCGCCCTGCTCTTCCCCGGCTTCTCCCGCTCCGGCGCCACCATGTCCACGGCGCTGATCCTCGACCTGGACCGCGTCGCCGCCACCCGGCTCTCCTTCTTCCTCGGCATCCCCGCCCTGACCGGCGCCGGCCTCTACGAACTCAAGGACGCCCTGGGCACCGGCGTGGGCGCGGCCCCGCTCGCCGTCGGCACGATCGTGTCCTTCGTGGTGGCCTACGGCTCCATCGCCTGGCTGCTGAAGTTCGTCGCCAAGCACTCGTTCAACGCCTTCGTGATCTACCGGATCGTCGTGGGGGTGCTGCTGTTCGGCCTGCTCGGGACGGGTGTGCTCACCAGCTGA
- the crcB gene encoding fluoride efflux transporter CrcB gives MNWLLVVGGAMVGAPLRYLTDRAVQSRHDSVFPWGTFAVNVTGCLILGLLTGVAGHVQLLLGTGLCGALTTYSTFSYETLRLVETGARGYAVLNVTASLAAGLGAAFAGVTLARL, from the coding sequence GTGAACTGGCTGCTGGTCGTCGGGGGCGCGATGGTCGGCGCCCCGCTGCGCTACCTCACCGACCGCGCGGTCCAGTCCCGGCACGACTCGGTCTTCCCCTGGGGCACCTTCGCGGTGAACGTGACCGGCTGCCTGATCCTCGGCCTGCTCACCGGCGTCGCAGGACACGTCCAACTGCTGCTCGGCACGGGTCTGTGCGGGGCCCTGACGACGTACTCGACGTTCTCCTACGAGACGCTGCGCCTGGTGGAGACGGGGGCCCGCGGTTACGCCGTCCTCAATGTGACGGCGAGCCTGGCGGCCGGTCTCGGGGCGGCGTTCGCGGGGGTGACGCTCGCGCGTCTGTGA
- a CDS encoding FadR/GntR family transcriptional regulator — protein MEAVLAHLRGAIERGDYAIGDKLPSEAELCRTLEVSRPVLREALRALQTMGLTVSRTGKGTFVVASTVEDPTFGDYSASHLLEVRRHVEIPVAGYAARRRTPENLDHLAHLLDRMEQETDTTAWVAMDTLFHLAVAEAAQNPVFRRVIEEIRDALARQSAFLNELGGRREQSNREHRAIVEALIDGSENDAVEAMAHHLDRVETTLTDIVRPSRTDTPTEGGPEA, from the coding sequence ATGGAAGCGGTGCTGGCGCATCTGCGTGGCGCCATCGAGCGCGGCGACTACGCGATCGGCGACAAGCTCCCCTCCGAGGCGGAGCTGTGCCGCACCCTGGAGGTCTCCCGGCCCGTGCTGCGCGAGGCGCTGCGGGCGCTCCAGACCATGGGGCTGACCGTCTCCAGGACCGGCAAGGGCACCTTCGTCGTGGCCAGCACCGTCGAGGACCCCACCTTCGGTGACTACTCGGCCAGCCACCTGCTGGAGGTGCGCCGCCACGTCGAGATCCCGGTCGCCGGGTACGCGGCCCGGCGCCGCACCCCGGAGAACCTCGACCATCTGGCCCACCTGCTGGACCGGATGGAGCAGGAGACGGACACCACCGCCTGGGTCGCTATGGACACGCTGTTCCACCTCGCCGTGGCCGAGGCCGCCCAGAACCCGGTCTTCCGCCGGGTCATCGAGGAGATCCGGGACGCGCTGGCCCGCCAGTCCGCCTTCCTCAACGAGCTGGGCGGCCGCCGCGAGCAGTCCAACCGCGAGCACCGGGCGATCGTCGAGGCGCTGATCGACGGTTCCGAGAACGACGCCGTGGAGGCCATGGCCCACCACCTCGACCGCGTCGAGACGACCCTCACCGACATCGTGCGCCCCTCGCGCACGGACACCCCCACGGAAGGCGGACCCGAGGCGTGA
- a CDS encoding amino acid permease translates to MSEQSLHEGVQKRIGHVDAGDAGYSKSLKSRHVNMIAIGGAIGTGLFLGAGGRLADAGPSLFIAYAVCGLFAFLVVRALGELVLYRPSSGAFVSYAREFMGEKGAYTAGWMYFLNWATTGIADITAVATYTHYWGMFSDIPQWVIALIALAVVLTVNLISVKIFGELEFWFAIIKVGALVVFMCIGIFLLVTQHPVDGHSPGPSLISDNGGVFPHGLLPMLLIIQGVVFAYASVELVGVAAGETENPEKIMPKAINSIMWRVGLFYVGSVVLLSMLLPWNKYTAGESPFVTVLSNIGVPAAGGVMNLVVLTAAMSSLNSGLYSTGRILRSMAMAGSAPKFTSVMSRSQVPYGGILLTSGICVLGVGLNFVVPAEAFEIVLNFAAIGILATWGMIMICHLLFWQKTQKGELTRPGYRLPGSPWTEIVTLAFLASVLVLMYADGGAGRTTVLCLPLIVGALVAGWFAIRGRIARKSTTGADA, encoded by the coding sequence GTGAGCGAGCAGTCCCTGCACGAAGGCGTGCAGAAACGAATCGGCCATGTCGACGCCGGAGACGCGGGCTACAGCAAGTCCCTGAAGTCCCGGCACGTCAACATGATCGCCATCGGCGGCGCCATCGGCACCGGCCTCTTCCTCGGCGCCGGCGGCCGCCTCGCCGACGCCGGCCCCTCCCTCTTCATCGCGTACGCGGTCTGCGGCCTCTTCGCCTTCCTCGTGGTCCGCGCCCTCGGCGAACTCGTGCTGTACCGGCCTTCCTCCGGCGCCTTCGTGTCGTACGCCCGGGAGTTCATGGGGGAGAAGGGCGCCTACACCGCGGGCTGGATGTACTTCCTCAACTGGGCGACCACCGGCATCGCCGACATCACCGCCGTGGCCACCTACACCCACTACTGGGGCATGTTCTCCGACATCCCGCAGTGGGTGATCGCGCTCATCGCGCTGGCGGTCGTGCTCACCGTGAACCTGATCTCGGTGAAGATCTTCGGCGAGCTGGAGTTCTGGTTCGCGATCATCAAGGTCGGCGCACTCGTCGTCTTCATGTGCATAGGCATCTTCCTGCTGGTCACCCAGCACCCCGTCGACGGCCACAGCCCCGGACCGTCCCTCATCAGCGACAACGGCGGCGTCTTCCCGCACGGCCTGCTGCCCATGCTGCTGATCATCCAGGGCGTCGTCTTCGCCTACGCCTCCGTCGAGCTCGTCGGCGTCGCGGCCGGCGAGACCGAGAACCCCGAGAAGATCATGCCGAAGGCGATCAACTCGATCATGTGGCGCGTGGGCCTCTTCTACGTCGGCTCGGTCGTCCTGCTGTCGATGCTGCTGCCGTGGAACAAGTACACGGCCGGCGAGAGCCCCTTCGTCACGGTGCTGTCCAACATCGGCGTCCCGGCGGCCGGCGGTGTGATGAACCTCGTCGTCCTCACCGCCGCGATGTCCTCCCTCAACTCCGGCCTGTACTCCACCGGCCGCATCCTGCGCTCCATGGCCATGGCCGGATCGGCGCCCAAGTTCACCTCGGTGATGAGCCGCAGCCAGGTCCCCTACGGCGGCATCCTGCTCACCAGCGGCATCTGCGTCCTGGGCGTCGGCCTCAACTTCGTCGTGCCCGCCGAGGCGTTCGAGATCGTGCTGAACTTCGCCGCGATCGGCATCCTCGCCACCTGGGGCATGATCATGATCTGTCACCTCCTCTTCTGGCAGAAGACCCAGAAGGGCGAGCTGACCCGCCCGGGCTACCGGCTGCCGGGCTCCCCCTGGACCGAGATCGTGACGCTGGCGTTCCTCGCCTCCGTCCTGGTCCTCATGTACGCCGACGGCGGCGCGGGACGCACCACCGTGCTGTGCCTGCCGCTGATCGTCGGGGCACTGGTCGCCGGATGGTTCGCCATCCGCGGCCGTATCGCGCGCAAGTCCACCACCGGAGCCGACGCGTGA